One Glutamicibacter mishrai genomic window carries:
- a CDS encoding DEAD/DEAH box helicase — translation MSDSVPPTIDARHLLRYLGDVPFFYGKNIAAQENSVVDVEFDESTRQIEGTVRANDEEFSPMIQVQQEGNDWKIELCECTCEKPGICAHIAALAIVSNKIASLPRLVVVPEEKNSAAWAQQIDAWFEPSEPGPADGLLGSQHDPVVAMGLQFMLFDAKNTTQQQQWMPTGTIPHPTRNKRFRLGVRPMVRNSEGRWVRGQLRWTTLGFKTYGWNLLRSQHHWFTRFASMARSDTQLQFKVDEDWLFMDEYASDLLWPLLQQAQELGIALISTRSEQRIRIVEPASFSMQATLDDQQMQLGGILHIDGQDLSLDSESPSGVIADHGFYAQLGQPDEIWLAPSQEPVAEAHRRWYVDRRPVTVPVAEIDSFFESTYPRLARRFDLRSASDELVLPDLKPPYVQATATYKRDLNDKSEPNDSATLEFQVRYPGVPDQHEVYDFEAEEQLRAAINEVFEQTTGTGNPDLSPKFYSGESVITFVSEILPAIESLPVVKLNEKGTRPVFRQLRELPQLKINAVNHERTDWLDLGLLITVGDHEVTFSQIVEAMSNGAMKIKLPDNTWFSLDQPLFAKLKALVDEAQALNDKPKDGDLKLTVFQISIFEELDELAEGIDGADLFIARMRSLLKVAEGEQASVPETLNAQLRPYQVEGFRWLSRLYEGGFGGILADDMGLGKTLQTIALILHAHGLWSDSEACAKLPAAQQTPAPFLVVAPSSVVSNWETEVKRFAPSLRVTSIEGTLNSPRQLSELAENYDVILTTYTLLRLNDEIYEAQRFAGLILDEAQFVKNRSTKAHRTAVNLQTNFKLAVTGTPMENNLSELGALLSLVAPALFLNTSRFNRQFARPIEVLGDKDTLALLQRRIKPFMLRRTKESVVLDLPPKQEQQLLVRLSDEHQHVYDTHLNRERQKILHLVEDLDRNRFTIFQSLTHLRMLALEPSLVDPELSDVPGSKLEALFDQLDDVLGEGHRALVFSQFTSYLKVLADKLTERGVNFVYLDGNTRNRSKVIEQFKEGEAPLFLISLKAGGFGLNLTEADYCFLLDPWWNPAVEAQAIDRTHRIGQTRQVMVYRMISQGTIEEKVVALQESKRKLISTVMDEADGFSKALTAQDIRGLLE, via the coding sequence ATGAGTGATTCTGTTCCACCAACCATCGACGCCCGCCACTTGCTGCGTTATCTCGGCGACGTCCCGTTCTTCTACGGAAAGAACATCGCGGCACAAGAAAATTCCGTGGTTGACGTGGAATTTGATGAATCCACTCGGCAAATCGAAGGCACCGTTCGTGCCAACGACGAAGAATTCTCGCCGATGATCCAGGTCCAGCAAGAGGGCAACGACTGGAAAATCGAACTCTGCGAGTGCACTTGCGAGAAGCCAGGCATCTGCGCGCACATTGCCGCGTTGGCCATTGTCTCGAACAAGATCGCCTCTTTGCCGCGCCTGGTAGTTGTGCCGGAAGAAAAGAACTCGGCCGCGTGGGCACAGCAGATCGACGCGTGGTTTGAACCTTCTGAGCCTGGCCCGGCTGATGGGCTTCTCGGTTCCCAGCACGACCCTGTGGTTGCCATGGGCCTGCAGTTCATGCTCTTCGATGCGAAGAACACCACCCAGCAGCAGCAGTGGATGCCCACCGGAACCATCCCGCACCCCACCCGCAATAAGCGCTTCCGTTTGGGTGTGCGCCCGATGGTCCGCAATTCCGAGGGCCGCTGGGTGCGCGGGCAATTGCGCTGGACCACTTTGGGCTTCAAGACCTATGGGTGGAACCTGCTGCGTTCCCAGCACCACTGGTTCACCCGCTTTGCCTCCATGGCCCGCAGCGATACCCAGCTGCAGTTCAAGGTCGACGAAGACTGGCTCTTCATGGATGAGTACGCCTCGGACCTCCTCTGGCCGCTGCTCCAGCAGGCCCAAGAACTGGGCATCGCGCTCATTTCCACCCGCTCCGAGCAGCGCATCCGCATCGTGGAGCCGGCCAGTTTCAGCATGCAGGCAACGCTCGACGACCAGCAGATGCAACTGGGCGGCATCCTGCATATCGACGGCCAGGACCTGAGCCTCGATTCCGAATCCCCCAGCGGCGTCATCGCCGATCATGGCTTCTACGCCCAGCTGGGCCAGCCGGATGAGATCTGGTTGGCTCCGAGCCAGGAACCGGTCGCCGAGGCACATCGCCGCTGGTACGTCGACCGGCGTCCGGTCACCGTCCCGGTTGCGGAAATCGACAGCTTCTTCGAATCGACCTACCCGCGTTTGGCGCGCCGTTTTGATCTTCGCAGCGCCAGCGACGAGTTGGTGCTCCCCGACCTCAAGCCTCCCTATGTCCAGGCCACAGCCACCTACAAGCGGGATCTGAATGACAAGAGCGAGCCCAACGACTCGGCTACCCTGGAATTCCAGGTTCGCTACCCAGGGGTTCCGGACCAGCACGAAGTCTACGATTTCGAGGCCGAAGAGCAGCTGCGCGCCGCGATCAACGAGGTCTTCGAGCAAACCACCGGTACAGGGAACCCTGATCTTTCCCCGAAGTTCTACTCCGGCGAAAGCGTGATCACCTTCGTCTCCGAAATCTTGCCGGCCATCGAGAGCCTGCCTGTGGTGAAGCTCAATGAAAAGGGCACCAGGCCGGTATTCCGCCAGCTGCGCGAACTTCCACAGCTGAAGATCAACGCGGTGAACCACGAACGCACCGACTGGCTGGATCTGGGATTGCTGATCACCGTGGGCGACCACGAGGTTACTTTTTCGCAGATCGTCGAGGCCATGAGCAATGGCGCGATGAAGATCAAGCTGCCGGACAATACCTGGTTCTCCCTGGACCAGCCGCTCTTCGCGAAGCTCAAAGCCCTCGTGGACGAGGCGCAGGCACTCAACGACAAGCCCAAAGACGGCGACCTGAAACTCACCGTTTTCCAGATTTCCATCTTTGAAGAGCTTGATGAACTCGCCGAAGGCATCGACGGCGCCGATTTGTTCATCGCTCGCATGCGCTCGCTTCTGAAGGTAGCCGAGGGCGAGCAAGCCAGCGTCCCGGAGACCTTGAACGCGCAATTGCGCCCGTACCAGGTCGAAGGCTTCCGCTGGCTGAGCCGCTTGTATGAAGGCGGCTTCGGCGGAATCCTGGCCGACGACATGGGCCTTGGCAAGACCCTGCAGACCATTGCCTTGATCCTTCATGCCCATGGGCTGTGGAGTGACAGCGAGGCGTGCGCCAAGCTGCCAGCGGCCCAGCAGACTCCTGCCCCGTTCCTGGTTGTTGCGCCAAGCTCGGTTGTCTCGAACTGGGAGACCGAAGTGAAGCGGTTTGCCCCGAGCCTGCGCGTGACCAGCATCGAGGGAACGCTGAATTCGCCACGGCAGCTCAGCGAGTTGGCCGAGAACTACGACGTCATCCTCACCACCTACACGCTGCTGCGCCTGAATGACGAGATTTATGAGGCCCAGCGCTTTGCAGGCCTGATCCTCGATGAGGCCCAGTTCGTGAAGAACCGTTCCACCAAGGCCCACCGCACCGCAGTGAACCTGCAGACCAACTTCAAGTTAGCGGTGACCGGTACTCCCATGGAGAACAATTTGTCCGAGCTCGGCGCCTTGCTGTCTCTGGTGGCGCCGGCGCTCTTCCTGAATACGAGCCGCTTCAACCGCCAGTTCGCCCGGCCTATTGAAGTGCTCGGTGACAAGGACACCTTGGCTTTGCTTCAGCGCCGCATCAAGCCATTCATGTTGCGTCGCACCAAGGAATCGGTGGTCCTCGATCTGCCGCCAAAGCAGGAACAGCAATTGCTGGTTCGCCTCTCGGACGAGCATCAGCATGTGTACGACACGCATCTGAACCGCGAGCGCCAGAAGATCCTGCACCTGGTGGAGGACCTTGACCGCAACCGCTTCACCATTTTCCAGTCGCTGACGCACTTGCGCATGCTTGCGCTGGAACCTTCATTGGTTGACCCTGAACTCTCGGATGTCCCGGGTTCCAAGCTGGAAGCACTGTTTGATCAGCTGGACGATGTTCTGGGCGAAGGCCACCGCGCATTGGTCTTCAGCCAGTTCACTTCTTATCTGAAGGTCTTGGCTGACAAGCTCACCGAACGAGGCGTGAATTTTGTGTATCTCGATGGAAATACGCGAAATCGCTCCAAGGTCATCGAGCAGTTCAAGGAAGGCGAAGCGCCGCTGTTCTTGATCTCCTTGAAGGCCGGTGGCTTCGGGTTGAACCTGACCGAAGCGGACTATTGCTTCCTTTTGGATCCCTGGTGGAATCCTGCGGTCGAAGCCCAGGCTATTGACCGCACGCACCGTATCGGCCAGACTCGTCAGGTGATGGTCTACCGGATGATCTCCCAGGGCACCATCGAGGAGAAGGTCGTTGCGTTGCAGGAAAGCAAGCGCAAGTTGATCTCTACCGTTATGGACGAAGCCGATGGGTTCTCTAAGGCGCTCACCGCACAAGACATCAGAGGACTGCTCGAGTAA
- a CDS encoding LOG family protein — MSHIWPYLPARAVNITSLIEFDRLASEALAATSARGLGWRVHRVDLRERDCVLRSLDLSEAIFIDCEFSPQGRALVQATGGLCMGSGQELPFTTGERGLYSPEELYSGIQVESYDQVPDAKIYAYSQQHTSPAVRTSDDAMARTLHDHHIGQALVSEVYEGAFKDSPLIGVMGGHAMGRGTPEYERTVELGQLITRAGYAVATGGGPGAMEAANAGAWLADYDPKDVQGALKMLAAEPDAIHQRTGWARTALAVKERFPSSRQSLGVPTWFYGHEPPNLFATRIAKFFTNSIREAILLEQSNGGLIVLPGAAGTVQEIFQDACENYYATGARVVPMVLLGREYWTKTMPAWPLLKALAAQRVMEDRIALVDTAAEAMEFIDSMSTLRRRTRW, encoded by the coding sequence ATGTCGCATATCTGGCCCTATTTACCGGCACGGGCAGTGAATATCACCTCGCTGATCGAGTTCGATCGCTTGGCTTCCGAGGCGTTGGCCGCAACTTCTGCCCGGGGCTTGGGCTGGCGGGTGCATCGCGTCGATCTGCGCGAGCGCGATTGTGTCCTGCGGTCCCTGGATCTATCCGAGGCGATCTTCATCGACTGCGAATTCTCCCCGCAGGGCAGGGCCTTGGTACAGGCGACGGGCGGGTTGTGCATGGGCTCCGGCCAGGAGCTTCCCTTCACCACGGGCGAGCGGGGCTTGTATAGCCCAGAGGAACTGTATTCGGGGATCCAGGTAGAAAGCTACGATCAGGTTCCGGACGCGAAGATCTACGCGTACTCGCAGCAGCACACGTCGCCAGCTGTGCGCACCTCCGATGATGCGATGGCAAGGACGCTGCACGATCATCACATCGGGCAGGCCCTCGTCTCGGAAGTGTACGAGGGCGCTTTCAAGGATTCCCCGTTGATCGGGGTGATGGGTGGCCACGCCATGGGGCGCGGGACGCCCGAATACGAACGCACCGTGGAACTCGGGCAACTCATTACGCGGGCCGGTTACGCCGTCGCCACCGGCGGGGGACCGGGAGCCATGGAAGCGGCCAATGCCGGTGCGTGGCTGGCGGACTACGATCCCAAGGACGTCCAGGGGGCCCTGAAGATGCTGGCTGCCGAACCTGATGCCATTCATCAGCGCACCGGGTGGGCCCGCACCGCGCTCGCCGTCAAGGAACGTTTCCCCAGCTCCCGGCAATCCCTGGGTGTGCCCACCTGGTTCTATGGCCATGAGCCGCCGAATCTTTTCGCCACGAGAATCGCGAAGTTCTTCACCAACTCCATCCGGGAAGCAATCCTCCTGGAGCAGTCCAATGGCGGGCTGATCGTCCTGCCCGGGGCCGCCGGAACAGTCCAGGAGATCTTCCAGGATGCCTGCGAAAACTACTACGCCACCGGGGCCAGAGTGGTTCCCATGGTTCTGCTGGGGCGCGAATACTGGACCAAGACCATGCCGGCCTGGCCTCTGCTCAAAGCGCTCGCCGCGCAGCGGGTCATGGAAGACCGGATTGCCCTGGTGGACACGGCCGCCGAGGCGATGGAATTCATCGACTCAATGAGCACCTTGCGCCGGCGCACGCGCTGGTAA
- a CDS encoding VIT1/CCC1 transporter family protein, which produces MSNQSATKPTRAQIQRWRKYLADEVAEGAIYRTLAQKKTGQEKQILLGLAEAEARHEEHWRTKLGEHAKPVRPSLRRIILRFLARNFGSVFVLAMAQRSESNSPYRNDKDATAQMAADEQVHEEVVRALATAGRAQLSGNFRAAVFGANDGLVSNLALIMGIGATGVSSTFVLFSGIAGLLAGALSMAAGEFVSVRSQRELLTASRPTQVTLTAAPDLDLDSNELVLIYKARGMNDEDAEHRVAERMGLFTCDCNPSFSLNPEVRAEELESEHEELGSATGAAATSFCLFASGAVIPILPYIFGLGGLTAVAISVVLVGIALMITGAIVGLLSGASPLKRGLRQLAIGWGAAAVTYCLGLLFDVQVA; this is translated from the coding sequence ATGTCGAACCAGTCAGCAACCAAACCTACCCGCGCCCAGATCCAGCGCTGGCGAAAGTATCTGGCCGATGAAGTCGCCGAAGGCGCCATCTACCGCACCCTCGCCCAGAAGAAAACCGGGCAGGAAAAGCAGATCCTGCTGGGACTGGCCGAAGCCGAAGCCCGCCACGAAGAACACTGGCGAACCAAGCTCGGCGAACATGCCAAGCCGGTGCGCCCTTCATTGCGCCGCATCATCCTGCGTTTCCTGGCACGCAACTTCGGCTCGGTCTTCGTCCTGGCCATGGCGCAACGTTCCGAAAGCAATTCGCCGTACCGCAACGACAAGGACGCGACCGCGCAGATGGCCGCGGACGAACAGGTCCACGAAGAAGTAGTCCGCGCACTGGCCACCGCGGGACGCGCCCAGCTCTCCGGCAACTTCCGTGCCGCGGTTTTTGGCGCCAACGACGGTTTGGTCTCCAACCTGGCGCTGATCATGGGCATTGGGGCCACCGGGGTTTCCTCGACCTTCGTGCTCTTCTCCGGCATCGCCGGCCTATTGGCAGGTGCGCTATCCATGGCCGCCGGCGAGTTCGTCTCCGTGCGTTCCCAGCGTGAACTGCTCACCGCCTCGCGCCCCACGCAGGTCACGCTGACCGCTGCGCCCGACCTCGATCTGGACTCCAACGAACTAGTGCTGATCTACAAGGCCCGCGGCATGAACGATGAAGATGCCGAGCACCGTGTCGCCGAACGCATGGGACTGTTCACCTGCGACTGCAACCCGTCCTTCTCCTTGAACCCCGAGGTACGCGCGGAGGAATTGGAAAGCGAACATGAGGAGCTCGGCTCGGCAACCGGCGCCGCGGCTACCTCATTCTGCCTTTTCGCTTCCGGCGCCGTGATTCCGATCCTGCCCTACATCTTCGGACTGGGCGGATTGACCGCGGTCGCCATCTCCGTGGTCTTGGTTGGCATCGCCCTGATGATCACCGGCGCCATCGTCGGCTTGCTCTCAGGCGCTTCGCCGCTCAAGCGCGGCCTGCGCCAGCTGGCCATCGGCTGGGGCGCCGCCGCAGTGACCTATTGCTTGGGCCTGCTTTTCGACGTGCAGGTCGCCTGA
- a CDS encoding DinB family protein, with protein sequence MDHSKELLLEYLSDARQAVIYKAQGLSDRLARKPLTATGTHILGVVHHLATTEYGYFAQCLGRSVEDPYIQNLLDAEDPQADFLPPAHLSAGEIIGLYQDSILFSDAGIKPLPLDAPVEVPWWSRRRHTTLEQLMVHMIAETSRHAGHLDIVREQLDGFTGLRPEAPNLPDYSAAQWAEQFESINRLADGGGQQ encoded by the coding sequence ATGGACCACAGCAAAGAGCTTTTGCTCGAATACCTCAGCGACGCGCGCCAAGCCGTCATCTACAAAGCCCAGGGGCTAAGCGACCGGCTGGCCCGCAAACCACTGACCGCCACCGGAACGCACATCCTTGGTGTCGTCCATCATCTGGCCACCACCGAATACGGGTATTTCGCGCAGTGCCTCGGCCGAAGCGTGGAGGACCCCTACATCCAGAACCTGCTGGATGCCGAGGATCCGCAGGCCGACTTCCTGCCGCCAGCGCACTTGAGCGCGGGCGAGATCATCGGCCTGTATCAAGACTCGATCCTGTTCTCCGACGCCGGGATCAAGCCGCTGCCGCTCGATGCGCCGGTCGAGGTGCCCTGGTGGAGCCGGCGCCGGCACACCACGCTGGAACAACTCATGGTGCATATGATCGCCGAGACCTCCCGGCACGCCGGCCACCTTGATATCGTGCGCGAACAGCTCGATGGATTCACCGGACTACGCCCAGAAGCACCCAACCTCCCGGACTACTCCGCTGCGCAGTGGGCCGAGCAATTCGAGTCCATCAACCGCCTGGCCGACGGTGGAGGCCAGCAGTAG
- a CDS encoding helix-turn-helix domain-containing protein, whose protein sequence is MKTLPVESSGAAINIGSRLRGVRQRQRMTIDQVAELSGLTKGFLSRVERDLTSPSVSTLLKLCEVLGIEVGTLFEVPETMLVRLEDAPRVSLGGEGITEQLVTPRSEKRVQMIRAEVAPKGVGEAELYSVDCELEVLHVISGKFTLVLPEQRVELQAGDTMTFPGREPHSWENESDDVALVTWTLIL, encoded by the coding sequence ATGAAAACCCTGCCCGTGGAATCAAGCGGAGCCGCGATCAATATTGGTTCGCGGTTGCGTGGGGTTCGTCAGCGGCAGCGGATGACCATCGACCAGGTAGCCGAGCTTTCCGGGCTGACCAAAGGGTTCCTCTCGCGCGTGGAACGGGATCTCACCAGCCCTTCGGTATCAACGCTGCTGAAGTTGTGCGAAGTGCTCGGCATCGAGGTGGGCACCTTGTTCGAGGTGCCCGAGACTATGCTGGTGCGCTTGGAAGATGCGCCTCGGGTCTCCCTGGGTGGCGAGGGGATCACCGAGCAGCTGGTGACGCCGCGCAGTGAAAAGCGCGTGCAGATGATCCGTGCCGAAGTCGCTCCCAAGGGGGTCGGCGAGGCCGAGCTGTACTCCGTGGACTGCGAATTGGAAGTGCTCCACGTGATCTCCGGGAAGTTCACCCTGGTCCTGCCCGAGCAGCGCGTTGAGCTCCAAGCGGGGGACACCATGACTTTCCCGGGGCGCGAACCGCATAGCTGGGAGAACGAGTCTGATGATGTTGCCTTGGTGACGTGGACCTTGATCCTCTGA
- the speB gene encoding agmatinase produces MKEVRIEENGNLGPINAAMIPRYAGAGTYARLPRLDQVQNADIKIIGVPFDTGVSYRPGARFGANHVRESSRLIRPYNPATDTSPFAQSQVVDAGDLAVNPFNINEAIETIQDEALELTADGSSLVTIGGDHTIALPLLRAASQRAGAPVAMLHFDAHLDTWDTYFGAEYTHGTPFRRAVEEGILDTEAICHVGTRGPLYGKKDLEDDKRFGFGIVTSSDVYYQGVREIVDKLRDRIGNRPLYISVDIDVLDPAHAPGTGTPEAGGITSRELLEILRGLRGLNIVGADIVEVSPAYDHAELTGVAASHVTYDLISLISDFRSTQGLNK; encoded by the coding sequence ATGAAAGAAGTCCGCATCGAGGAAAACGGCAATCTGGGGCCGATCAACGCTGCAATGATTCCTCGCTACGCAGGCGCTGGAACCTACGCCCGCCTGCCACGCCTGGACCAGGTGCAGAACGCCGACATCAAGATCATCGGCGTCCCTTTTGACACCGGTGTTTCCTACCGTCCCGGCGCCCGCTTCGGCGCCAACCACGTGCGCGAATCCTCGCGATTGATCCGCCCATACAACCCGGCCACCGACACCTCGCCCTTCGCGCAGAGCCAGGTCGTTGACGCCGGCGACCTCGCAGTGAACCCGTTCAACATCAACGAGGCCATCGAAACCATCCAGGACGAAGCCCTGGAACTGACCGCTGATGGCTCGAGCCTGGTCACCATCGGCGGCGACCACACCATCGCATTGCCGCTGCTGCGCGCCGCCTCCCAGCGCGCCGGCGCACCGGTGGCCATGCTGCACTTCGACGCGCACCTGGATACCTGGGACACCTACTTCGGCGCCGAATACACCCATGGCACCCCCTTCCGCCGAGCCGTGGAAGAAGGCATCCTGGACACCGAAGCCATCTGCCACGTCGGCACCCGCGGCCCGCTCTACGGCAAGAAGGACCTGGAAGATGACAAGCGTTTCGGCTTCGGCATCGTGACCAGCTCGGACGTGTACTACCAGGGCGTGCGCGAAATCGTCGACAAGCTGCGCGACCGTATCGGCAACCGCCCGCTGTACATCTCGGTGGACATCGACGTGCTGGATCCAGCCCACGCACCGGGCACCGGCACCCCGGAAGCCGGCGGCATCACCAGCCGCGAACTGCTCGAAATCCTGCGCGGCCTGCGCGGGTTGAACATCGTGGGCGCCGACATTGTCGAGGTCTCCCCGGCCTACGACCACGCGGAACTCACCGGCGTGGCCGCCAGCCACGTCACCTACGACCTGATCAGCCTGATCAGCGACTTCCGTTCCACCCAGGGGCTGAACAAGTAA
- a CDS encoding thiamine pyrophosphate-binding protein, translating to MSEQPQRNGGDLVIETLTALGAKTVFGIPGQHALGLFDALSRSNLEFVSSRVENNSAFAADGYSRATGEVGVLFLSTGPGALTSLAGLQEAYATGVPMVVVASQIPLDGLGARRKGMLHQLDDQKASAANVTKFQQTVHHASGIPSAIQDAWARAITVPMGPVWVEVPQDVLLAQVMVPPVQDALAEAYEHPPREELIREAVNWLSDAQRPAIIAGGGVRRAGAQAELLAVAETLQAPVLCSPGGNGAFPWNHELSLQSWVEDRHATEAMEDADVLLVIGSALGEVTSNYFTLEPRGKMIQIDAEPRVLESNTPALGIRADAREALKFLDRDLRAAGFTSQANWHGQSPAGIVAQTLEKIQARLDQQDLAKERKFMADIRAAVPAQMQTFWDMTIAAYWGWSCWDAKDGQFHSAQGAGGLGFGFPSAIGGAIGTGQRVLAVSGDGSSMYSIAELATAKQHQAPVTWLIVDDGGYGILREYMEGAFGKATATELARPDFVALAQSFGVPAREVEVEQIGEALAEALAEQGPNVIVVKTLLKMFAPTHL from the coding sequence ATGAGCGAACAGCCTCAACGCAATGGCGGCGACCTGGTCATCGAGACCCTCACCGCGCTGGGCGCCAAAACGGTGTTCGGCATCCCCGGACAGCACGCCTTGGGGCTGTTCGACGCGCTGTCACGTTCCAACCTGGAATTCGTCTCCTCGCGGGTGGAAAACAACTCGGCCTTCGCCGCCGACGGCTACTCCCGCGCCACCGGCGAGGTCGGCGTGCTCTTCCTGTCCACCGGCCCCGGGGCGCTGACCTCGCTGGCCGGATTGCAGGAAGCCTACGCCACCGGCGTGCCGATGGTCGTTGTGGCCAGCCAGATTCCCCTGGATGGACTGGGTGCCCGCCGCAAGGGCATGCTGCACCAGCTTGATGACCAGAAGGCTTCGGCCGCGAACGTCACCAAGTTCCAGCAGACCGTGCACCACGCTTCGGGCATCCCTTCGGCGATCCAGGACGCCTGGGCCCGAGCCATCACCGTGCCCATGGGCCCGGTCTGGGTCGAGGTGCCACAGGATGTGCTGCTGGCCCAGGTCATGGTCCCGCCGGTGCAGGACGCGTTGGCTGAAGCCTACGAGCACCCGCCGCGCGAGGAACTGATCCGCGAAGCGGTCAACTGGCTCTCCGATGCCCAGCGCCCGGCCATTATCGCCGGCGGCGGCGTGCGCCGCGCCGGCGCGCAGGCCGAACTGCTGGCAGTGGCCGAAACCTTGCAGGCTCCGGTGCTCTGCAGCCCCGGCGGCAATGGGGCTTTCCCCTGGAACCATGAACTGTCCCTGCAGTCCTGGGTCGAGGACCGCCATGCCACCGAGGCCATGGAAGATGCCGACGTGCTGCTGGTCATCGGCTCGGCGCTGGGCGAAGTGACCAGCAACTACTTCACCCTGGAGCCGCGCGGCAAGATGATCCAGATCGACGCGGAACCGCGAGTGCTGGAGTCCAACACCCCGGCCCTGGGCATCCGCGCCGATGCCCGCGAAGCGCTGAAATTCCTCGATCGGGATCTGCGCGCCGCCGGGTTCACCTCGCAGGCCAACTGGCACGGCCAGAGCCCAGCGGGCATCGTCGCCCAGACCCTGGAGAAGATCCAGGCGCGCCTGGACCAGCAGGACCTGGCCAAGGAACGCAAGTTCATGGCCGATATCCGTGCGGCCGTTCCGGCCCAGATGCAGACCTTCTGGGATATGACGATCGCGGCCTACTGGGGCTGGAGCTGCTGGGATGCCAAGGACGGGCAGTTCCACTCGGCGCAGGGCGCCGGCGGGCTCGGCTTCGGATTCCCTTCGGCCATTGGCGGGGCCATCGGCACCGGCCAACGCGTGCTGGCAGTCAGCGGCGACGGATCCTCGATGTATTCGATTGCCGAGCTGGCTACCGCCAAGCAGCATCAGGCCCCGGTGACCTGGCTGATCGTTGACGATGGCGGATACGGCATCCTGCGCGAATACATGGAGGGCGCTTTCGGCAAGGCGACGGCCACCGAGCTGGCGCGTCCGGACTTCGTGGCGCTGGCCCAGTCCTTCGGCGTTCCGGCCCGCGAGGTGGAAGTCGAGCAGATCGGCGAAGCGCTCGCCGAAGCGCTGGCCGAGCAGGGCCCGAACGTCATCGTGGTCAAGACCCTGCTTAAGATGTTCGCTCCGACGCACCTGTAA
- a CDS encoding inositol monophosphatase family protein, which yields MNEQLANCDNPRAEELRLAALAAARSAAQLLRSTFRTPVNAEHKTNTHDLVTDIDRRSQQIITESLLASVPDSWVLGEEKISTQQGQAAPGAVQWIVDPIDGTSNFVHGVAFFCISIAAAIDGHLVAAVIIDPISGDEFTANLQRALLNDVLLHPQSRPEQSRANLMTDYPGAESLKQDGDLALQLFGQWIEDFATVRRKVSAALALAHVAAGWCDATIGFDTKVWDVAAGAHLVRMAHGSFRGLSYGNSQLADHECPGFIAQGPGADYPSLDSAARQIHELRTGGGTQEI from the coding sequence GTGAATGAGCAACTGGCGAACTGCGACAATCCCCGCGCCGAAGAACTGCGCCTGGCCGCCTTGGCCGCGGCGCGCAGTGCAGCGCAACTGCTGCGCTCGACCTTCCGCACGCCGGTGAATGCCGAGCACAAGACCAACACCCATGACCTGGTCACGGACATCGACCGCCGCAGCCAGCAGATCATCACCGAATCCCTGCTCGCCTCGGTCCCGGATTCATGGGTCCTGGGCGAGGAAAAGATCTCCACCCAGCAAGGACAAGCAGCCCCCGGCGCGGTGCAGTGGATTGTCGACCCGATCGACGGGACCAGCAACTTCGTGCACGGCGTCGCCTTCTTCTGCATTTCCATTGCCGCCGCGATCGATGGCCATCTGGTGGCCGCGGTGATCATCGACCCGATCTCCGGAGACGAATTCACCGCGAACCTGCAGCGGGCACTGCTCAACGATGTTCTCCTGCACCCGCAATCCCGCCCCGAACAGTCCCGGGCCAACCTGATGACCGACTATCCCGGCGCGGAGTCCCTCAAACAGGACGGTGACTTGGCCCTGCAGCTCTTCGGGCAGTGGATCGAGGACTTCGCCACCGTCCGGCGAAAGGTCAGCGCCGCGCTGGCCTTGGCCCATGTGGCTGCCGGGTGGTGTGATGCCACGATCGGCTTTGATACCAAGGTCTGGGATGTGGCCGCCGGAGCGCATCTGGTGCGCATGGCCCACGGCAGCTTCCGCGGCCTTTCCTACGGGAACAGCCAATTGGCGGATCATGAATGCCCCGGCTTCATCGCCCAGGGCCCGGGCGCCGATTACCCCTCGCTGGACAGCGCCGCCCGGCAAATCCACGAGCTGCGCACCGGCGGCGGGACCCAAGAAATCTGA